A stretch of the Psychroserpens sp. Hel_I_66 genome encodes the following:
- a CDS encoding nucleoside-diphosphate kinase: MATNRTFTMLKPDSVEKGNIGAILEKITASGFRIVAMKLTQLTTADAQEFYEVHSERPFYGELVEYMTRGPIVAAVLEKENAVEDFRALIGATNPEDAAEGTIRKLYAASMGENAVHGSDSDENAAIESAFHFSGREMF; the protein is encoded by the coding sequence ATGGCAACAAATAGAACATTTACAATGCTTAAACCAGATTCTGTTGAAAAAGGGAATATTGGTGCAATTTTAGAAAAAATCACAGCTTCTGGTTTTAGAATCGTAGCGATGAAATTAACTCAGTTGACGACTGCAGATGCTCAAGAATTTTACGAGGTACACAGTGAAAGACCATTTTATGGTGAGTTAGTGGAGTACATGACAAGAGGACCAATCGTTGCAGCAGTTTTAGAAAAAGAAAACGCAGTTGAAGATTTTAGAGCTTTAATAGGAGCTACAAATCCAGAGGACGCAGCAGAAGGAACCATTAGAAAATTATACGCAGCTTCTATGGGAGAAAATGCGGTACACGGTAGTGATAGCGATGAAAACGCAGCTATTGAAAGTGCTTTTCATTTCTCAGGTAGAGAGATGTTTTAA
- a CDS encoding DHH family phosphoesterase — MNKEDIKNIKELLSSPKEIVIIPHKNPDGDAIGSTLGLMHYLKKGNHKATIIAPNDYPDFLKWMPSEDSILKYDQQKDDCDALLISAEIIFTLDFNSLGRIGDMGDAVATSEAIKIMIDHHQQPDDYAQFTYSDVSMSSTCEMVYNFIDMLGDTNKIDEDIASCLYTGIMTDTGSFRFSSTTSETHKIIGKLIEKGANNSQIHNSIMDTNSYERMQLLGRALSNLKIIPEYRTAYITLSQEELNTYNYKKGDTEGFVNYGLSLKGIIFAAIFIESHQDNIIKISLRSKGDFSVNELSRSHFEGGGHTNAAGGKSDLNLKDTVDKFISILPNYKKDLKA; from the coding sequence ATGAATAAAGAAGATATAAAAAATATAAAAGAACTGTTAAGTTCACCAAAAGAAATAGTTATCATTCCGCATAAAAATCCAGATGGTGATGCCATTGGCTCTACTTTGGGATTGATGCATTACTTAAAAAAAGGAAACCATAAAGCAACCATTATCGCTCCTAATGATTATCCTGATTTTTTAAAATGGATGCCTTCGGAAGATTCCATTCTAAAATATGACCAACAAAAAGACGATTGTGATGCACTGCTCATTTCCGCAGAGATTATATTTACCTTAGATTTTAATTCCCTCGGAAGGATTGGTGATATGGGAGATGCTGTGGCAACTTCCGAAGCTATAAAAATCATGATTGACCATCATCAACAACCTGATGATTACGCGCAATTCACCTACTCTGATGTCTCGATGTCATCAACTTGCGAAATGGTCTATAATTTTATCGACATGCTGGGAGATACCAATAAAATTGACGAAGATATTGCGTCCTGTTTATACACTGGGATCATGACAGATACAGGGTCGTTTCGGTTTTCATCAACCACAAGCGAGACCCATAAAATCATAGGTAAGCTTATTGAAAAAGGGGCTAACAACTCCCAAATTCATAATAGCATTATGGATACCAATAGTTATGAACGCATGCAATTGTTGGGTCGAGCGTTGAGTAATCTAAAGATCATCCCAGAATATAGAACCGCTTACATCACGCTGTCACAAGAAGAGCTCAACACCTATAATTACAAAAAAGGAGATACAGAAGGTTTTGTAAATTACGGACTTTCATTAAAAGGAATCATTTTCGCAGCTATTTTTATTGAAAGCCATCAAGATAATATCATCAAGATTTCGCTTCGTAGCAAAGGTGATTTTTCGGTCAATGAACTCTCAAGAAGTCATTTTGAAGGAGGTGGTCACACCAATGCTGCAGGTGGAAAAAGTGATTTAAACTTGAAAGATACAGTTGACAAATTTATTAGTATCTTGCCAAACTATAAAAAAGACCTCAAAGCCTAA
- the gldI gene encoding gliding motility-associated peptidyl-prolyl isomerase GldI — MKYIILFLIVATFSSCKTPEARQPESVQSGSFYKESAERNKKLNERERKRIEKFMTQNPEYDYIASESGFWYRYHTKVEIDTITPGFGDIVTFNYNVRDLNGNVIYTEEEIGNQTYAMDQQEIFTGLREGLKLLKPTESATFLFPSQKAYGYYGDKNKIGTNIPLMVKVNVNTITQNQ; from the coding sequence ATGAAATATATAATTCTCTTTCTCATTGTAGCTACTTTTAGTAGTTGCAAAACACCTGAAGCCCGACAACCAGAATCGGTACAATCGGGTTCATTCTACAAAGAATCTGCAGAACGAAATAAAAAACTTAATGAACGAGAACGCAAGCGTATAGAGAAGTTCATGACTCAAAATCCTGAATATGATTATATTGCTTCGGAAAGCGGATTTTGGTACAGATACCACACAAAAGTAGAAATAGATACCATTACACCAGGATTTGGCGATATCGTCACCTTTAATTATAATGTAAGGGATCTAAACGGAAATGTGATCTACACTGAAGAAGAAATAGGAAACCAAACTTACGCTATGGACCAACAAGAGATTTTTACTGGTCTAAGAGAAGGTTTGAAACTCTTGAAACCTACAGAATCTGCAACGTTTTTATTTCCGTCCCAAAAAGCCTATGGTTACTATGGTGATAAAAACAAAATTGGAACAAACATACCTCTAATGGTAAAAGTAAACGTAAATACAATAACACAAAACCAATAA
- a CDS encoding peptidylprolyl isomerase → MSKTLQLLILCLIVTLVSCKEEYPDLEDGLYAEIVTSKDTMIAKLFYDKVPVTVANFVALAEGNHPMMADEFKGKPYYDSLTFHRVMDKFMIQGGDHTATGGGNPGYKFTADFDPSLKHDKGGLLSMANSGGFNTNGSQFFITEVPYPSLNAYDDNGELKNCDQPRTSCHSVFGELVKGIEVQDAISNVEVTPGSNKPVEPVYITKINIIRKGSAAKSFNAPKVFEKELPNVEAEIQQIQDDKKEKLEQEQKEREEKIASASEETKPMLEDYATKTTALASGLKKYVIKEGTGPKPKAGDSVRVYYEGYFTDGKLFDSDRVEIAEKYGMFNQRRADANAYGPTAMLVSPNAQMIPGFKEALANLKVGEKAFFYLPSHLAYGERGNRGIPPNTDLTFIVEMESVIKR, encoded by the coding sequence ATGAGCAAAACCCTACAATTATTAATCCTATGTTTAATAGTAACTCTTGTCTCGTGTAAGGAAGAATATCCTGATCTTGAAGATGGACTTTATGCTGAAATCGTTACAAGCAAGGACACGATGATCGCAAAATTATTTTATGATAAAGTACCAGTAACGGTAGCAAACTTTGTAGCATTAGCTGAAGGAAACCATCCCATGATGGCAGACGAGTTTAAAGGAAAACCATACTATGATAGTCTAACGTTTCATCGTGTGATGGATAAATTTATGATTCAAGGTGGAGATCACACTGCCACTGGTGGTGGAAATCCAGGCTATAAGTTTACTGCAGATTTTGATCCATCTTTAAAACATGATAAAGGCGGATTGTTGTCTATGGCAAACAGTGGTGGATTTAACACAAACGGATCCCAGTTTTTTATTACCGAAGTGCCTTATCCAAGCTTAAATGCTTATGATGACAATGGTGAACTTAAAAATTGCGATCAACCTAGAACTAGCTGTCATTCTGTTTTTGGAGAGTTGGTAAAAGGAATTGAAGTTCAAGATGCCATATCAAATGTAGAAGTAACTCCTGGTTCAAATAAACCTGTTGAACCTGTGTACATCACAAAAATCAACATTATTAGAAAAGGCTCTGCAGCAAAATCGTTTAATGCTCCAAAAGTGTTTGAAAAGGAATTGCCAAATGTAGAAGCCGAAATCCAACAAATACAAGACGATAAAAAAGAGAAACTTGAGCAAGAACAAAAAGAGCGTGAAGAGAAAATAGCTTCTGCTTCCGAAGAAACAAAACCAATGTTAGAAGACTACGCTACCAAAACTACTGCTTTAGCTTCTGGTCTTAAAAAATATGTAATAAAAGAAGGTACAGGACCAAAACCAAAAGCAGGAGATTCTGTTCGTGTGTATTACGAAGGCTATTTTACAGATGGTAAATTATTTGATAGCGATAGAGTTGAGATTGCAGAGAAATATGGTATGTTCAACCAAAGACGCGCAGATGCAAACGCTTACGGTCCAACTGCAATGTTGGTGAGCCCAAATGCACAAATGATCCCAGGATTTAAAGAAGCTTTGGCTAATTTAAAAGTTGGTGAAAAAGCATTCTTTTACTTGCCATCGCATTTAGCATACGGAGAAAGAGGAAATAGAGGAATTCCACCAAATACCGATCTAACCTTCATTGTTGAAATGGAAAGCGTTATAAAAAGATAA
- a CDS encoding aminoacyl-histidine dipeptidase, with product MSQEIRELEPKALWNKFADLNAVPRPSKKEERVIKFMKDFGAKLGLETIEDEVGNVIIKKPATSGMEDRKPIVMQSHLDMVHQKNNDTVFDFDTQGIDMHVVGDWVKAKGTTLGADNGLGVATIMAILESTDIAHPAIEALFTIDEETGMTGAMGLKGGLLNGEILLNLDTEEDDEIGVGCAGGVDITATRTYEEEETPEFKIGFKISVKGLQGGHSGMQIHEGLGNANKIMNRVLFDGFENFGLRISEIDGGSLRNAIPRESNAIVAIDAIHEEAFIAETKTLSEDIKKELKTMEPDLVIEVSKIDTPEKIMDLGVQEGLTRAIYAALNGVYRMSADIKDLVETSNNIARIIVKDGSVKIGCLTRSSVESSKWDLANTLRATFELTGCEVDFSGEYPGWTPNMDSDILKVMVPLYKKLNGGEEPHVAACHAGLECGILGTNYPEMDMISFGPNIKGAHSPDERAQISSAQKYWEFVLEILKNIPKK from the coding sequence ATGAGTCAAGAAATAAGAGAACTAGAACCAAAAGCCCTTTGGAATAAATTTGCAGACTTAAATGCAGTTCCAAGACCTTCTAAAAAAGAAGAACGCGTCATCAAATTCATGAAAGATTTTGGGGCAAAATTAGGTCTGGAAACCATAGAAGATGAAGTAGGAAATGTGATCATCAAAAAACCTGCGACTTCTGGGATGGAAGATAGAAAACCAATTGTGATGCAGTCACATTTAGATATGGTACATCAAAAAAATAACGATACCGTTTTTGATTTTGATACGCAAGGTATAGACATGCACGTTGTTGGTGATTGGGTAAAAGCAAAAGGGACTACGCTTGGTGCAGATAATGGGTTGGGTGTTGCTACCATCATGGCAATTTTAGAAAGTACAGATATTGCGCATCCTGCAATTGAAGCACTTTTTACGATTGATGAAGAAACTGGAATGACAGGAGCAATGGGCTTAAAAGGTGGTTTGTTAAATGGAGAGATACTTTTAAATCTAGATACTGAAGAAGATGACGAAATTGGCGTTGGTTGCGCTGGAGGTGTTGATATCACAGCAACGAGAACATACGAAGAGGAGGAAACACCAGAATTTAAGATTGGTTTCAAAATTTCAGTTAAGGGATTGCAAGGTGGACATAGCGGAATGCAAATTCACGAAGGTCTGGGCAATGCCAATAAAATTATGAACCGAGTCTTATTTGATGGTTTTGAGAATTTTGGTCTGCGTATCTCTGAAATTGATGGAGGTAGTCTTAGAAACGCCATCCCGAGAGAGAGCAATGCTATTGTAGCTATTGATGCTATTCATGAAGAAGCTTTTATTGCTGAAACAAAAACGCTTTCTGAAGACATTAAAAAAGAATTAAAAACAATGGAACCTGATTTGGTAATCGAGGTTTCAAAAATAGATACTCCAGAAAAAATCATGGATCTTGGTGTGCAAGAAGGATTGACCAGAGCCATTTATGCTGCTTTAAACGGTGTATACCGAATGAGTGCAGATATAAAGGATTTGGTAGAGACTTCTAATAATATCGCAAGAATTATTGTTAAGGATGGCTCTGTAAAAATTGGATGTTTGACAAGAAGTTCTGTAGAGAGCTCAAAATGGGATTTGGCAAATACACTTCGCGCTACCTTTGAGTTAACGGGTTGTGAAGTAGATTTTAGTGGTGAATATCCAGGTTGGACACCAAATATGGATAGCGACATTTTAAAGGTGATGGTGCCTTTGTATAAAAAACTGAATGGAGGAGAAGAGCCACATGTTGCTGCGTGCCATGCAGGTTTGGAATGCGGAATTCTTGGTACCAATTACCCTGAGATGGATATGATTAGTTTTGGACCAAATATTAAAGGAGCGCATTCTCCAGATGAGCGTGCACAAATCTCTTCTGCTCAAAAATATTGGGAGTTTGTATTGGAGATTTTAAAGAACATTCCGAAGAAATAA
- a CDS encoding DUF3810 domain-containing protein produces MLKHKKLFIALSIIPQIILLKILANYPDFVESVYSHGIYIWISKAMRYAFGWLPFSVGDVLYTLLGLYILRWLFSNRKRIIKDTKHWLLDVLSALSLGYFAFHLLWAFNYYRLPLHKSLDIDHDYTTEELVDLTKQLITETNNLQLELAIIDSLQVIMPYSKTEILKMIPSGYDELSKEFPYLAYQPRSIKRSLYSVPLTYMGFSGYLNPFTNEAQVDGLIPSYKFPTTGSHEVAHQLGYAAENEANFIGSMAAMHHPDDYFKYSGHAFALRHCLGEVYKRDLVLYEELLPQVNKGILKNYQEMRDFWDGYENPLEPIFKTTYDGFLKTNNQVGGMESYSYVVALLVNYHKNNPIK; encoded by the coding sequence ATGCTCAAACACAAGAAACTTTTTATTGCGTTATCTATAATTCCGCAGATTATTCTTTTAAAGATTTTGGCAAACTATCCAGACTTTGTGGAGTCTGTTTATAGTCACGGGATTTATATTTGGATCTCTAAAGCGATGCGGTATGCGTTTGGCTGGTTGCCATTTTCGGTTGGTGATGTTTTATATACACTTTTAGGTTTGTATATTTTAAGGTGGTTATTTAGTAATAGAAAACGAATAATAAAAGACACAAAACACTGGTTATTAGACGTGTTATCTGCACTTTCACTTGGCTATTTTGCATTTCATTTGCTTTGGGCTTTTAATTATTACCGTTTACCACTCCATAAATCTTTAGATATTGACCACGATTATACGACTGAAGAATTGGTTGATCTCACCAAACAACTTATTACCGAAACCAATAATCTCCAATTAGAACTAGCCATAATTGACTCGCTCCAAGTCATAATGCCTTACTCAAAAACTGAGATTTTAAAGATGATCCCAAGTGGTTATGATGAACTGTCCAAGGAGTTCCCTTACCTAGCATATCAACCGAGAAGCATCAAACGTTCTTTATATAGCGTACCATTGACGTATATGGGATTTTCTGGATATTTAAACCCGTTTACCAATGAAGCTCAGGTTGATGGGTTGATTCCATCTTATAAATTTCCCACAACTGGGAGTCACGAAGTTGCACACCAATTGGGATATGCTGCAGAAAATGAGGCGAATTTTATTGGCAGTATGGCTGCAATGCACCATCCTGATGATTATTTTAAATATTCTGGTCATGCTTTTGCTTTGCGTCACTGTTTGGGCGAAGTCTATAAAAGAGATCTTGTATTGTACGAAGAGTTATTACCTCAAGTAAATAAAGGTATTTTAAAAAATTATCAAGAAATGAGGGATTTTTGGGATGGATATGAAAATCCCTTAGAGCCCATATTTAAAACCACTTATGATGGTTTTTTAAAAACCAATAATCAAGTTGGAGGTATGGAAAGTTACAGTTACGTTGTGGCACTTTTGGTGAATTACCACAAAAACAATCCAATTAAATAA
- a CDS encoding amidohydrolase family protein has protein sequence MNKIRFAIALCFCSFALFAQDYFPKNDGVTTKNTNYQAFTNAKIYVTPTQVIENGTLLIKDGKIIASGNQVTIPKNTTVVDLEGKHIYPSFIDMYSSFGVAKPDRPSGRGGSPQYGPGRTGYYWSDHIMPENKAIDKFSYDSKAAEELIKAGFGVVNTHIEDGIVRGTGTLVALNPNDGNDIRIIDQTSAQYLSFDKSDASRQSYPTSIMGSMALLRQMYYDANWYLNGNSETKDLSLEALNANQNEVQIFGAGSRANAMRAHKVGDLFGIQYVILGGGDEYERINDIKATNASFILPVKFQDAYDVENAFLSRSLSLSDMKAWNQEPANPKILADNGITFAFTTHDLKAPKEFMPNVLKAISYGLSKEKALEALTTVPAKLLGKSSEIGSLQKGAYANFLVTSGDIFEKKTTIYENWVQGQKTVIEDMSLKDLRGDYEFNLAGQDYKMTLKGTPDKLKSEITSDEKTRGSKISFDGDWVNISMTTKDSTEQKFIRLVANTSEENILNGTAVYPNGDELTFYAKKRDKTENTSEEKENANAEDKNSDEDDENKDDAMSAKEMLPVTYPNMAYGFSEMPKAENLLFKNATVWTSEEDGVLQNTDVLIKNGKIARIGKDLSDGSAKVIDATGKHLTAGVIDEHSHIAAASINEAGHNSSAEVSIEDVIDEEDIDIYRNLAGGVTSIQILHGSANPIGGQSAIIKLKWGASPQDLIYTDSPKFIKFALGENVKQSNWGDDSRNRFPQTRMGVEQLYIDYFTKAKAYDDLKKSGKAYRKDEEMDVIAQILNKERFISCHSYVQSEINMLMKVAEQFDFNINTFTHILEGYKVAEKMKEHGAGGSTFSDWWAYKYEVNDAIPYNAAIMHNAGVVVAINSDDGEMSRRLNQEAAKSVKYGGVSEEEAWKFVTLNPAKLLHIDNRVGSIKVGKDADVVLWTDHPMSIYAKAERTIIEGVTYFDLKRDEMMRDQIKKEKSKLINDMIKAKNKGLKTQPIKKKEKVQMHCDYLDHVQH, from the coding sequence ATGAATAAAATTAGGTTTGCAATTGCACTTTGCTTTTGCAGTTTCGCATTATTTGCACAAGACTACTTCCCCAAAAACGATGGTGTAACAACCAAGAACACAAATTACCAAGCCTTTACTAATGCCAAAATTTACGTAACGCCTACTCAGGTTATTGAGAATGGAACATTACTAATAAAGGATGGCAAAATTATAGCGTCGGGTAATCAGGTAACTATTCCTAAAAATACGACAGTTGTAGATTTAGAAGGCAAACATATCTACCCTTCTTTTATAGATATGTATTCTTCATTTGGAGTTGCAAAACCAGATCGCCCAAGTGGTCGAGGTGGAAGTCCGCAATACGGACCAGGCAGAACAGGTTATTACTGGAGTGATCATATTATGCCAGAAAATAAGGCCATTGACAAATTCTCATATGACAGTAAAGCTGCTGAAGAACTAATTAAGGCAGGTTTTGGAGTCGTCAACACACACATTGAAGATGGTATTGTTAGAGGAACAGGAACTTTAGTCGCGCTCAACCCAAACGATGGTAACGACATTCGTATTATAGACCAAACCTCTGCACAATATTTATCTTTTGACAAGAGTGATGCCTCAAGGCAATCCTACCCAACTTCAATTATGGGAAGCATGGCTCTTTTACGCCAAATGTACTATGATGCCAATTGGTACCTTAATGGAAATAGCGAAACCAAAGATTTATCACTTGAAGCATTGAATGCCAATCAAAATGAAGTTCAGATTTTTGGAGCTGGTAGTCGTGCCAACGCCATGAGAGCACATAAAGTAGGAGACCTATTTGGCATCCAATATGTAATACTCGGTGGTGGTGACGAATATGAACGTATTAATGACATTAAGGCAACAAATGCTTCATTTATTTTACCGGTCAAATTTCAAGATGCCTATGATGTTGAGAACGCATTCTTGAGCAGATCTTTATCTTTAAGCGATATGAAAGCTTGGAACCAAGAACCTGCAAACCCAAAAATATTGGCAGATAATGGAATTACATTTGCTTTTACAACCCATGATTTAAAAGCACCAAAAGAATTCATGCCTAATGTGCTCAAAGCAATTAGTTACGGACTTTCAAAAGAAAAAGCACTTGAAGCCTTAACCACTGTTCCTGCAAAATTATTAGGGAAATCTTCGGAAATTGGCTCACTCCAAAAAGGAGCCTATGCAAATTTCTTGGTGACATCTGGAGATATTTTTGAAAAGAAAACCACCATTTATGAAAACTGGGTGCAAGGTCAAAAAACGGTCATTGAAGATATGAGCCTTAAAGATCTTAGAGGTGATTATGAATTTAATCTTGCTGGACAAGATTATAAAATGACGCTTAAAGGCACTCCAGATAAATTGAAATCTGAAATTACAAGCGATGAAAAAACAAGAGGTTCTAAAATTTCCTTTGATGGCGATTGGGTAAATATCTCAATGACAACAAAAGACTCCACTGAACAAAAGTTTATAAGATTGGTTGCAAATACTTCCGAAGAAAATATATTAAACGGGACAGCTGTATATCCCAATGGAGACGAATTGACGTTTTATGCAAAAAAAAGGGATAAGACAGAAAATACTTCCGAAGAAAAAGAAAATGCAAATGCTGAAGATAAAAATAGCGATGAGGACGATGAAAATAAGGATGATGCCATGAGTGCGAAAGAAATGTTGCCTGTTACCTACCCTAACATGGCTTATGGTTTTTCTGAAATGCCCAAAGCTGAAAACTTACTCTTTAAAAATGCTACCGTTTGGACCAGTGAAGAGGATGGTGTTTTACAAAATACAGATGTGCTTATTAAAAATGGAAAAATTGCAAGAATTGGAAAGGATTTATCTGATGGTAGCGCTAAAGTAATAGACGCAACTGGCAAACATTTAACTGCTGGAGTTATTGATGAACATTCACATATTGCTGCTGCTTCAATCAATGAAGCTGGTCATAATTCTTCTGCGGAAGTGTCTATTGAAGATGTCATTGATGAAGAGGATATTGATATTTACAGAAACCTTGCTGGTGGTGTAACATCTATACAAATTTTACACGGATCTGCGAACCCGATTGGCGGACAATCGGCAATCATAAAACTAAAATGGGGAGCATCTCCTCAAGATTTAATTTACACAGATAGTCCTAAGTTTATAAAATTTGCTTTAGGTGAAAATGTAAAACAATCCAATTGGGGCGATGATTCTAGAAATAGATTTCCGCAGACAAGAATGGGTGTTGAGCAATTATACATTGACTATTTTACTAAAGCTAAAGCTTATGATGATTTGAAAAAAAGCGGAAAAGCATATCGAAAGGACGAGGAAATGGATGTGATAGCTCAAATTTTAAACAAAGAGCGTTTTATTTCCTGCCACTCTTATGTGCAAAGCGAAATCAATATGTTGATGAAAGTTGCAGAGCAATTTGATTTTAATATAAACACGTTTACCCACATTCTTGAAGGCTACAAAGTTGCTGAGAAAATGAAAGAACATGGTGCTGGTGGATCGACATTTAGTGATTGGTGGGCTTACAAATATGAAGTCAACGATGCGATACCTTACAATGCAGCCATTATGCACAATGCTGGTGTTGTGGTTGCCATTAATAGTGATGATGGCGAAATGTCACGTCGTTTAAATCAAGAAGCTGCAAAATCTGTAAAATATGGTGGTGTTAGTGAAGAAGAAGCTTGGAAATTTGTGACTTTAAATCCTGCAAAACTATTGCATATTGATAATCGCGTTGGAAGCATTAAAGTTGGTAAAGATGCAGATGTTGTTTTATGGACCGACCATCCAATGTCTATATATGCAAAAGCAGAGAGAACGATTATTGAGGGTGTTACTTATTTTGATTTAAAACGCGATGAAATGATGCGCGACCAAATTAAAAAAGAAAAAAGCAAACTTATCAATGATATGATAAAAGCAAAAAACAAGGGCTTAAAAACACAGCCTATTAAGAAGAAAGAAAAAGTTCAAATGCACTGTGACTATTTAGATCATGTACAACACTAA
- a CDS encoding amidohydrolase family protein: protein MKTINIKFLLIAVLGFTMSFAQQTPAPKQSQSIAITGATAHVGNGEVIENSIIIFENGTLKTVSDMTIVKVDLSNMKVIDANGKHVYPGFIVPNSTLGLVEIDAVRATDDESEMGSWNPHIRSLIAYNAESKVVESMRPNGVLLGQIVPRSGRISGTSSIVQFDAWNWEDAVIKKDDGIHMNWPNSFSRGRWWLGEDPALKLNKEYDKQVTEIADYFNATKSYMAGDRSSKHLPYEATSGLFNGSKTLFIHVDDEKSITDAVNFVKENNVTKTVIVGGYEAHKVADLLKRNNISVLLKRVHSRPELVDDDYDLPFKLAKLLTDKGVTVALETSGQMERMNSRNLPFYAGTTVAHGLTKEQALQLITSNTAKILGIDDMYGTLETGKSATLFISEGDALDMRTNILTHAFIDGRELSLETHQTELWQRYSNKLGSED from the coding sequence ATGAAAACAATTAATATCAAATTTTTGCTGATTGCTGTTCTGGGTTTCACAATGAGTTTCGCTCAGCAAACTCCAGCGCCAAAGCAAAGTCAATCTATTGCAATCACAGGTGCCACTGCACACGTTGGTAACGGAGAAGTTATTGAGAACAGCATTATTATTTTTGAAAATGGTACGCTTAAAACGGTTTCTGATATGACAATCGTGAAGGTGGATTTATCTAATATGAAAGTTATTGATGCCAATGGCAAACATGTATATCCTGGATTTATCGTGCCTAATTCTACTTTAGGTCTAGTTGAAATTGATGCAGTTAGAGCAACAGATGATGAGTCTGAGATGGGATCCTGGAATCCACACATAAGAAGTCTAATTGCTTATAATGCAGAGTCTAAAGTTGTAGAATCCATGAGGCCAAACGGAGTCTTATTAGGGCAAATCGTGCCTCGTAGCGGGCGAATTTCTGGTACATCCTCTATCGTACAATTTGATGCCTGGAACTGGGAAGATGCTGTTATAAAAAAAGATGATGGCATACACATGAATTGGCCAAACAGTTTTAGTAGAGGTCGTTGGTGGTTGGGTGAAGATCCTGCCTTGAAATTGAACAAAGAATATGATAAACAAGTTACTGAAATAGCAGATTACTTTAATGCCACCAAATCTTATATGGCTGGAGATAGATCTTCTAAGCATTTACCTTATGAAGCTACGAGTGGTTTATTTAATGGATCAAAAACACTTTTTATACATGTAGATGACGAGAAAAGTATTACAGATGCTGTAAATTTTGTAAAAGAAAATAATGTGACAAAAACTGTGATTGTTGGTGGTTATGAAGCACATAAAGTAGCAGATTTACTGAAACGTAATAATATTTCAGTATTGTTAAAACGTGTACACTCAAGACCAGAACTTGTAGATGACGATTATGATCTTCCTTTTAAATTAGCTAAACTTCTAACCGATAAAGGTGTAACAGTAGCTTTAGAAACTAGCGGTCAAATGGAACGTATGAATTCCAGAAATCTCCCCTTTTATGCTGGGACGACGGTGGCCCACGGTTTAACAAAAGAACAAGCACTGCAACTCATTACTTCAAATACTGCAAAAATATTGGGTATCGATGATATGTACGGAACGTTAGAAACGGGAAAAAGTGCTACCTTATTTATTAGTGAAGGTGATGCATTAGATATGCGAACAAACATTTTGACGCACGCTTTTATTGATGGTAGAGAATTAAGTTTAGAAACACATCAAACCGAACTCTGGCAGCGCTATTCAAATAAATTAGGATCTGAAGATTAA
- a CDS encoding DUF6503 family protein, with amino-acid sequence MKFKSLLFILFLIIVSCKDNKTQEPVESIDYSEEKLEITTSIYPENISKIFETHGGLENWQKMQTLKFTMPKETGDEITTADLHNRYSIIEMPKHIIGYDGDDVWIQNKDNTPYKGNPKFYYNLMFYFYAMPFVLADDGIVYEDVEPLTFEGRAYPGIKISYEKGVGESPEDEYIIYYDAPTGKMTWLGYTVTYFTNEKSKEWHFIRYTDWQDVNGLKLPKRMTWYETENNLPSTKRNDVNFTNVVLTSDSKGASSFVKPENAEFVK; translated from the coding sequence ATGAAATTCAAAAGCTTACTATTTATCCTTTTCTTGATAATTGTTTCCTGTAAAGACAATAAAACACAAGAACCAGTCGAGAGTATCGATTATTCCGAAGAAAAATTAGAAATTACTACAAGTATCTACCCAGAAAATATTTCTAAAATATTTGAAACACATGGAGGTTTAGAAAATTGGCAAAAAATGCAGACTCTTAAATTTACCATGCCAAAAGAAACTGGTGATGAAATCACAACTGCAGATTTGCATAATAGATACTCTATAATTGAAATGCCCAAGCATATTATTGGATACGATGGAGATGATGTATGGATTCAAAATAAAGATAATACGCCTTATAAGGGAAACCCAAAGTTTTATTATAATTTAATGTTTTATTTTTATGCTATGCCCTTTGTATTGGCTGATGATGGAATTGTTTATGAGGATGTTGAACCATTGACATTTGAAGGAAGAGCATATCCTGGAATTAAGATTTCATATGAAAAAGGAGTAGGAGAATCTCCAGAGGATGAGTACATTATATATTATGATGCTCCAACAGGGAAAATGACTTGGTTAGGTTATACTGTAACCTATTTTACCAACGAAAAAAGTAAAGAATGGCATTTTATTAGATATACAGATTGGCAAGATGTTAATGGATTAAAACTACCAAAACGTATGACCTGGTATGAAACTGAGAATAATCTACCATCTACAAAACGTAATGATGTAAATTTTACCAATGTGGTATTAACTTCAGATTCTAAAGGAGCTTCTTCTTTTGTGAAACCAGAAAATGCTGAGTTTGTAAAGTAA